Proteins encoded together in one Macadamia integrifolia cultivar HAES 741 chromosome 8, SCU_Mint_v3, whole genome shotgun sequence window:
- the LOC122086949 gene encoding fructose-bisphosphate aldolase 6, cytosolic: MSCYKGKYHDELIASAAHIGTPGKGILAADESTGTIGKRLSSINVENVESNRRALRELLFCTPGALECLSGIILFEETLYQKTAAGKPFVEVMKEANVLPGIKVDKGTVELAGTNGETTTQGLDGLAQRCQKYYEAGARFAKWRAVLKIGPNEPSQLAINENANGLARYAIICQENGLVPIVEPEILVDGSHDIERCADVSERVLAACYKALNDHHVLLEGTLLKPNMVTPGSESKKVAPEVVAEYTVRTLQRTMPSAVPAVVFLSGGQSEEEATLNLNAMNQFKGKKPWVLTFSFGRALQQSTLKAWQGKEENVGKAQAAFLKRCKANSEATLGVYKGDAAGGEGVSESLHVKDYKY, from the exons ATGTCTTGCTACAAGGGCAAATACCATG ATGAACTCATTGCCAGTGCTGCACACATTGGCACCCCCGGAAAGGGTATCCTGGCTGCTGATGAGTCCACTGGGACTATTGGCAAGCGTCTATCCAGCATCAACGTTGAGAATGTCGAGTCCAACAGGCGGGCACTTCGTGAACTTCTCTTCTGCACTCCAGGTGCTTTGGAATGCCTGAGTGGTATAATTCTTTTTGAGGAGACCCTCTACCAGAAGACTGCTGCTGGTAAGCCTTTTGTCGAAGTCATGAAGGAAGCTAATGTTCTTCCTGGCATCAAGGTCGACAAGGGTACAGTTGAGCTTGCTGGAACCAATGGTGAGACCACCACCCAGGGGCTTGATGGCCTCGCCCAGCGATGCCAGAAGTACTATGAAGCTGGTGCCCGGTTTGCCAAGTGGCGTGCGGTGCTCAAGATTGGCCCAAATGAGCCATCCCAACTGGCCATCAATGAGAACGCCAATGGATTGGCACGCTATGCCATCATCTGCCAAGAGAATGGCTTGGTTCCAATTGTTGAGCCAGAAATCCTCGTCGACGGTTCTCATGACATTGAAAGGTGTGCGGACGTCTCCGAGCGTGTCCTTGCAGCATGCTACAAGGCATTGAATGACCACCATGTCCTGCTAGAGGGGACTCTGTTGAAGCCCAACATGGTGACCCCTGGATCAGAGTCGAAGAAGGTAGCCCCAGAGGTTGTGGCTGAGTACACCGTGAGGACCTTGCAGCGTACAATGCCTTCAGCAGTCCCTGCTGTGGTGTTTTTGTCCGGTGGACAGAGTGAGGAGGAAGCAACTCTGAATCTGAACGCCATGAACCAGTTTAAGGGTAAGAAGCCATGGGTTCTGACATTCTCCTTCGGGCGTGCCCTGCAGCAAAGCACTCTCAAGGCATGGCAAGGGAAAGAGGAGAACGTGGGCAAAGCACAGGCTGCCTTCCTCAAGAGGTGCAAGGCAAACTCGGAAGCGACCCTTGGTGTCTACAAGGGTGATGCTGCAGGTGGCGAAGGTGTCTCTGAGAGCCTGCATGTCAAGGACTACAAGTACTGA
- the LOC122087460 gene encoding uncharacterized protein LOC122087460, whose translation MRDIASCLGEYAIKVSDSACSAPANQACRPSGLVPSIQDSVACLYKTKLSTQKQLLITVTWCKNPTGQGLSINIGDDPSSSSSALKVNTNSRFFRKTKGNRTFESCNSKIEALWDLSNAKYESGPEPTNGFYVVVVVDSEVGLFLGDMSEDVVAKKLKTGIPLAQFSLVCRREHFTGNTLYSTKAQFCDTGMAHDILIRCSGEDEGLKYPVLSVCIDKKKVIRVKRLQWNFRGNQTIFVDGLLVDMMWDVHDWFFNPASGYAVFMFRTRSGLDSRLWLEEKLVQKEQEKVEFSLLIYACKNP comes from the coding sequence ATGAGAGATATAGCTTCTTGTTTAGGCGAATACGCCATTAAAGTATCTGATTCTGCTTGTTCAGCCCCTGCGAACCAGGCTTGTCGCCCCTCAGGTCTGGTTCCTTCGATCCAAGATTCTGTCGCTTGTCTTTACAAAACCAAGCTCTCCACCCAAAAGCAGCTTCTAATCACAGTCACCTGGTGCAAGAACCCCACTGGCCAAGGCCTCAGCATCAACATCGGAGATGacccatcttcttcatcatccgcTCTGAAAGTCAACACAAATTCTCGATTTTTCAGGAAAACGAAAGGTAATCGGACATTTGAATCCTGCAATTCTAAGATTGAAGCTCTCTGGGATCTCTCTAATGCCAAGTACGAGTCAGGGCCTGAACCCACCAACGGGTTTTATGTGGTGGTCGTAGTTGATTCAGAGGTCGGTCTCTTCCTGGGAGACATGAGCGAAGATGTGGTCGCCAAGAAACTCAAAACCGGAATCCCACTTGCCCAATTCTCTCTTGTTTGCAGGAGAGAACATTTTACAGGCAATACCCTCTATTCAACTAAGGCTCAATTCTGCGATACTGGAATGGCTCACGACATTCTAATCAGGTGTAGCGGGGAAGATGAGGGTTTGAAGTATCCTGTTCTGTCTGTTTGCATTGATAAGAAGAAGGTGATTCGGGTGAAGAGGTTACAGTGGAATTTCAGAGGGAACCAGACCATCTTCGTGGATGGATTGTTGGTTGATATGATGTGGGATGTTCATGACTGGTTCTTCAATCCTGCTTCTGGTTACGCTGTTTTCATGTTTAGGACAAGGAGTGGATTGGATAGCCGTTTGTGGTTGGAGGAGAAATTGGTACAGAAAGAGCAGGAGAAAGTCGAATTCTCTTTGCTCATCTATGCCTGTAAGAACCCATAA